One window from the genome of Xenorhabdus bovienii SS-2004 encodes:
- the fabF gene encoding beta-ketoacyl-ACP synthase II, with protein MSKRRVVVTGLGMLSPVGNTVESSWNAVCAGQSGISLIEHFDTANHATKFAGVVKNFNHEDFNISRKDARKMDLFIQYGIAAGVQAIEDAGIEVTEANASRFGAAIGSGIGGLGLIEENHSTLLSAGPRKVSPFFVPSTIINMVAGHLSILYGLRGPSISIATACTSGVHNIGHAARIIAYNDADIMLAGGTEKASTTFGVAGFGAARALSTRNDDPQGASRPWDKDRDGFVLGDGAGVLVLEEYEHAKKRGAKIYAEIVGFGMSSDAYHMTSPPEDGAGAALAMENALKDADISPDQVGYINAHGTSTPVGDLAEARAVESVFGEGTKVLVSSTKSMTGHLLGAAGAIESIFTILALREQIVPPTINLENQDENCRLDLVPGEARKVEGMEYALCNSFGFGGTNGSLIFRKI; from the coding sequence GTGTCTAAGCGTCGAGTAGTCGTGACCGGACTAGGCATGTTATCTCCTGTCGGCAATACAGTAGAGTCTTCTTGGAACGCTGTTTGTGCCGGACAGAGTGGTATCAGCCTTATCGAACATTTTGACACCGCTAACCATGCAACTAAGTTTGCTGGTGTGGTGAAAAATTTTAATCATGAAGATTTCAATATTTCGCGCAAAGATGCGCGAAAAATGGATCTGTTTATTCAGTATGGAATTGCTGCTGGTGTACAAGCTATCGAAGATGCAGGAATCGAAGTAACAGAAGCCAATGCTAGCCGCTTTGGTGCTGCTATTGGTTCTGGTATTGGTGGTTTGGGTCTTATTGAAGAAAACCACAGTACATTGCTTTCGGCGGGACCTCGCAAGGTCAGCCCATTCTTTGTACCTTCGACCATCATCAATATGGTTGCAGGCCATCTGAGCATCCTTTATGGTCTTCGTGGTCCTAGCATCTCCATTGCAACTGCTTGTACCTCTGGCGTGCACAATATCGGTCATGCAGCTCGTATTATTGCGTACAATGATGCTGATATTATGCTGGCAGGTGGTACTGAGAAAGCCAGTACTACATTTGGCGTTGCAGGGTTTGGTGCTGCTCGTGCATTATCGACCCGTAATGATGATCCTCAAGGTGCAAGCCGCCCTTGGGATAAAGATCGAGATGGGTTTGTGCTGGGTGATGGTGCCGGTGTACTGGTTCTTGAAGAATACGAACATGCCAAAAAACGTGGTGCAAAAATTTACGCTGAAATCGTTGGCTTTGGTATGAGCAGTGATGCTTATCATATGACATCACCACCTGAAGATGGAGCGGGTGCTGCGCTTGCAATGGAGAATGCCCTGAAAGATGCGGATATTTCCCCAGACCAAGTGGGCTACATTAATGCTCATGGGACTTCAACGCCAGTTGGTGATCTTGCAGAGGCTCGTGCGGTAGAATCTGTTTTTGGTGAAGGCACTAAAGTATTGGTGAGTTCAACCAAATCAATGACAGGTCATTTGCTGGGTGCTGCGGGAGCGATTGAATCAATTTTCACTATTCTTGCTTTACGTGAGCAGATTGTTCCTCCGACCATTAATTTGGAAAATCAGGATGAAAACTGCCGTTTGGATCTTGTTCCAGGCGAAGCACGTAAAGTTGAAGGGATGGAATACGCACTGTGTAATTCTTTCGGTTTCGGTGGGACTAATGGGTCACTGATTTTCCGTAAGATATAA
- the acpP gene encoding acyl carrier protein translates to MSTIDERVKKIIVEQLGVKEEEVVNTASFVDDLGADSLDTVELVMALEEEFDIEIPDEEAEKITTVQAAIDYVENAGK, encoded by the coding sequence ATGAGCACTATCGACGAACGCGTTAAGAAAATCATCGTTGAACAACTGGGTGTTAAAGAGGAAGAAGTTGTAAATACAGCTTCATTTGTTGATGACTTGGGCGCTGATTCTCTTGACACAGTTGAACTGGTAATGGCTCTGGAAGAAGAGTTCGATATCGAGATCCCAGACGAAGAAGCTGAAAAAATCACTACAGTTCAGGCTGCTATTGACTACGTTGAAAACGCAGGTAAATAA
- the fabG gene encoding 3-oxoacyl-ACP reductase FabG, translating into MSFDGKIALVTGASRGIGRSIAELLVERGARVIGTATSENGAEAISAYLGDKGKGFVLNVTDSESVEKTLSNIRAEFGEIDILVNNAGITRDNLLMRMKDGEWQDIIDTNLSSIFRLSKAVMRSMMKKRYGRIISIGSVVGTMGNAGQANYAAAKAGVIGFSKSLAREVASRGITVNVVAPGFIETDMTRALTDDQRVGILSEIPASRLGDAKEIASAVAFLASDEAAYITGETLHVNGGMYMI; encoded by the coding sequence ATGAGCTTTGATGGAAAAATTGCACTGGTCACTGGCGCTAGCCGTGGCATAGGTCGCTCGATTGCAGAATTATTGGTTGAACGTGGTGCTCGTGTTATCGGCACAGCAACCAGCGAGAATGGAGCCGAAGCAATTAGTGCCTACCTTGGTGATAAAGGCAAAGGTTTTGTATTGAATGTCACAGATTCAGAATCCGTAGAAAAAACACTCTCGAATATTCGTGCTGAATTTGGTGAAATAGACATTCTGGTAAATAATGCAGGCATCACTCGTGATAACTTGTTGATGCGTATGAAAGATGGAGAGTGGCAAGACATTATTGACACCAATCTTTCTTCGATTTTTCGTCTGTCAAAAGCAGTAATGCGCTCTATGATGAAAAAACGTTATGGACGTATTATTTCCATTGGATCTGTTGTTGGAACAATGGGAAATGCAGGGCAGGCGAATTACGCGGCAGCGAAAGCAGGAGTCATTGGTTTCAGTAAATCATTGGCTCGTGAAGTCGCTTCTCGTGGCATCACCGTCAACGTTGTTGCACCTGGTTTTATCGAAACGGATATGACTAGAGCGTTGACAGACGACCAACGAGTAGGCATTTTATCTGAAATTCCTGCTAGTCGTCTCGGTGATGCAAAGGAAATTGCCAGTGCTGTAGCGTTTCTTGCTTCTGACGAGGCCGCTTACATTACGGGTGAAACATTACATGTCAATGGTGGCATGTACATGATCTAA
- the fabD gene encoding ACP S-malonyltransferase produces the protein MSDFAMVFPGQGSQSLGMLADLATEFPLVEQTFAEASAVLGYDLWALVQQGTAEELNKTWKTQPVLLAASVAIWRIWQEKGGKQPSMMAGHSLGEYSALVCAGVIEFQQAIKLVELRGKLMQEAVPEGQGAMYAIIGLDNESIAKACKESAQGQVVSPVNFNSPGQVVIAGEKEAVERAGAACKAAGAKRALPLAVSVPSHCALMKSAAAQLAVALQSIVFNQPQFPVVNNVDVKVEESADGIRDALVRQLYNPVRWTESVEYIAAQGTEQLLEMGPGKVLTGLTKRIVDTLNAVAVNDVSSLTVALNK, from the coding sequence ATGTCTGATTTTGCAATGGTGTTTCCCGGTCAAGGTTCTCAGTCACTTGGTATGTTGGCTGATTTAGCCACAGAATTTCCGCTGGTGGAACAGACTTTCGCAGAGGCTTCTGCGGTCTTGGGATACGATTTATGGGCATTAGTTCAGCAGGGGACAGCAGAAGAGCTGAATAAAACATGGAAAACCCAACCTGTATTGCTCGCAGCTTCAGTTGCTATCTGGCGTATATGGCAGGAAAAGGGAGGCAAGCAGCCTTCCATGATGGCTGGCCATAGCCTTGGCGAATACTCGGCGCTGGTTTGTGCTGGTGTGATTGAATTCCAGCAGGCGATTAAGCTCGTCGAATTACGCGGGAAATTGATGCAGGAAGCTGTACCAGAAGGGCAAGGGGCGATGTACGCTATTATCGGATTGGATAATGAATCCATTGCAAAGGCATGTAAAGAGTCTGCACAGGGTCAGGTTGTTTCACCTGTGAATTTTAATTCGCCTGGGCAAGTCGTTATTGCGGGTGAGAAAGAGGCTGTAGAGCGTGCCGGTGCTGCTTGTAAAGCGGCTGGCGCAAAACGTGCTCTGCCTTTGGCTGTCAGCGTCCCTTCACATTGTGCACTGATGAAGTCGGCAGCCGCTCAGTTAGCTGTTGCATTGCAATCAATTGTGTTTAATCAGCCACAGTTCCCTGTTGTTAATAATGTGGATGTCAAAGTAGAAGAATCTGCTGATGGGATTCGCGATGCACTGGTTCGTCAGTTGTATAATCCTGTACGCTGGACGGAGTCTGTTGAATATATAGCGGCACAAGGTACTGAACAACTGTTGGAAATGGGGCCAGGTAAGGTATTAACCGGTTTAACGAAACGGATTGTTGATACTTTAAATGCTGTAGCAGTAAATGATGTATCATCACTCACAGTTGCTCTGAATAAATGA
- a CDS encoding beta-ketoacyl-ACP synthase III: MYTKILGTGSYLPSQVRTNADLEKMVDTTDEWIVTRTGIRERRIAAEGETVATMGFNAAEKAIEMAGIDKTQIDLIVVATTTSSHAFPSTACQIQNSLGIQGIAAFDVAAACAGFTYALSIVDKFIKTGAAKHALVIGADIISRVVDPEDRSTVVLFGDAAGAMVVGASEEPGILSTHLHADGRYGDLLSLPNQDRLKRGSPEYVTMAGNEVFKVAVRELTSIVDETLEANNLDHSQLDWLVPHQANLRIISAAAKKLDMTMDKVVVTLDRHGNTSAASVPTAFDEAVRDGRIQRGQLVLIEAFGGGFTWGSALVRF, from the coding sequence ATGTATACAAAAATCTTAGGTACAGGCAGTTATTTGCCTTCGCAGGTGCGTACTAACGCAGATTTAGAAAAAATGGTGGATACGACTGACGAGTGGATTGTTACTCGTACAGGCATTCGTGAGCGTCGTATTGCGGCTGAGGGTGAAACCGTTGCCACTATGGGATTCAATGCAGCCGAAAAAGCTATTGAAATGGCTGGTATCGATAAAACACAAATTGATTTGATTGTTGTAGCAACAACAACTTCATCCCATGCGTTTCCGAGTACAGCCTGCCAGATTCAGAATTCTTTAGGCATTCAAGGTATCGCTGCCTTTGATGTTGCGGCAGCTTGTGCTGGATTTACTTATGCGTTAAGCATTGTCGATAAATTTATCAAGACTGGTGCGGCTAAACATGCCCTGGTTATCGGGGCAGATATTATCTCAAGAGTTGTCGATCCTGAAGATCGCAGTACAGTTGTCCTCTTTGGTGATGCAGCAGGCGCAATGGTAGTAGGGGCTTCAGAAGAGCCGGGTATACTGTCAACCCATCTGCATGCGGATGGTCGTTATGGCGATTTACTGTCATTACCTAATCAGGATCGATTGAAACGGGGTTCACCTGAATACGTTACAATGGCTGGCAATGAAGTATTTAAAGTTGCTGTCCGTGAGTTGACCAGTATTGTTGATGAAACACTGGAAGCAAACAATCTGGATCATTCTCAGCTTGACTGGTTAGTGCCACATCAAGCGAATTTACGTATCATTTCGGCGGCTGCCAAGAAATTGGACATGACGATGGATAAAGTGGTTGTAACACTCGATCGTCATGGTAATACTTCAGCAGCATCTGTTCCGACGGCATTTGATGAAGCGGTACGTGATGGAAGGATTCAACGCGGCCAGCTTGTCTTAATTGAAGCATTTGGCGGTGGCTTTACCTGGGGCTCAGCGCTAGTACGTTTTTAA
- the plsX gene encoding phosphate acyltransferase PlsX: MANLTLALDAMGGDFGPRVTVPAALQALASNPQLKLLLVGDPETISPLLANKNAEQLSRLQIIPAEHVVSNDAKPSQAIRSSHGTSMRIALNLVKTGEAQACVSAGNTGVLMGLAKLMLKSIEGIERPALMTMIPNLKQQKTVILDLGANINCNSRMLVQFAIMGAVMAEDVTGVKNPRVALLNIGEEESKGLDNIREAAMTLQNTPTINYIGYVEGNELLTGKTDVLVCDGFAGNVTLKTMEGAIRVILSLVKSPDSQKKKSSWLRKIFKKWLLKQILKRFGHLNPDQYNGATLLGLRGIVIKSHGAANERAFKAAIDQAVQTVQNQVPDRIAARLDAVLPKSE, encoded by the coding sequence TTGGCTAATCTAACCTTAGCGTTAGATGCTATGGGCGGGGATTTTGGTCCTCGTGTTACGGTGCCTGCTGCATTGCAGGCACTGGCATCTAATCCGCAATTAAAATTATTGTTGGTTGGAGATCCCGAAACCATCTCCCCTTTGCTTGCAAATAAAAATGCTGAGCAGCTTAGTCGTTTGCAAATTATTCCTGCGGAACACGTTGTTTCTAACGATGCAAAACCTTCTCAGGCGATCCGTTCCAGTCATGGTACTTCGATGCGTATTGCACTAAATTTAGTTAAAACTGGTGAAGCGCAGGCATGTGTCAGTGCAGGAAATACAGGCGTATTGATGGGGCTGGCCAAATTGATGCTGAAATCCATCGAGGGTATTGAGCGGCCTGCATTGATGACGATGATCCCTAATTTAAAACAGCAGAAAACTGTTATATTAGATTTGGGAGCTAATATTAATTGTAATAGTCGTATGTTAGTCCAGTTTGCCATTATGGGAGCAGTAATGGCAGAGGATGTTACAGGTGTGAAAAATCCGCGTGTGGCATTACTCAATATCGGAGAGGAAGAATCCAAAGGGCTAGATAATATCCGCGAAGCTGCTATGACCTTACAGAATACCCCAACAATCAATTATATAGGTTATGTAGAAGGGAATGAGTTACTGACGGGAAAAACCGATGTACTCGTGTGTGACGGCTTCGCAGGTAATGTTACGCTGAAGACGATGGAAGGTGCGATCAGGGTGATTTTATCTCTGGTTAAATCACCGGATAGCCAGAAGAAAAAATCATCGTGGTTGAGGAAAATTTTCAAGAAGTGGTTGTTAAAACAGATATTAAAACGCTTCGGCCACCTAAACCCTGACCAGTATAACGGCGCAACACTATTAGGATTGCGTGGTATCGTCATAAAAAGTCATGGTGCCGCGAATGAACGTGCGTTCAAAGCTGCTATAGATCAAGCAGTTCAGACCGTACAGAATCAGGTTCCTGATAGAATCGCTGCCCGGCTGGATGCAGTATTACCCAAGAGTGAATAA
- the rpmF gene encoding 50S ribosomal protein L32 — protein sequence MAVQQNKPTRSKRGMRRSHDALTATHVSVDKTSGETHLRHHVTADGYYRGRKVINK from the coding sequence ATGGCCGTACAACAGAATAAACCAACTCGTTCTAAACGTGGTATGCGTCGTTCCCATGACGCACTGACTGCAACACATGTCTCTGTAGACAAGACTTCTGGTGAAACTCACCTGCGTCACCATGTGACTGCTGACGGCTACTACCGTGGCCGCAAGGTAATCAACAAGTAA
- the yceD gene encoding 23S rRNA accumulation protein YceD, with product MQKVKLPLTIDALRAAQKRLDYEGSYSAEQASRLAESVVSVDGDINSSLSFQIDNLRLAVVKGHSDVDVTLACQRCGSNFSHHVHITYCFSPVVNDERAEALPEEYEPININEFGEIDLLAMIEDEIILSLPVVPVHDSEHCEVSDAEMVFGVLPPEAEKPNPFAALASLKKST from the coding sequence ATGCAGAAGGTAAAATTACCCCTGACCATTGATGCGCTTCGTGCAGCTCAGAAAAGATTAGACTACGAAGGTAGTTATTCTGCTGAACAAGCTTCTCGTCTCGCAGAGTCTGTGGTCAGTGTGGATGGTGATATAAATAGCTCATTATCATTTCAAATTGATAATCTGCGTCTGGCAGTTGTAAAAGGGCATTCCGATGTGGATGTCACACTTGCCTGCCAACGTTGTGGCAGTAATTTCAGCCATCATGTTCACATAACGTATTGTTTTAGTCCGGTCGTCAATGATGAGCGGGCCGAGGCATTACCGGAAGAGTATGAGCCAATTAACATTAATGAATTTGGCGAAATAGATTTGCTGGCAATGATTGAAGATGAAATAATTCTTTCTCTGCCGGTAGTCCCGGTACATGATTCTGAACACTGTGAAGTGTCCGACGCGGAAATGGTATTTGGTGTACTGCCTCCTGAAGCAGAAAAACCAAACCCATTTGCCGCATTAGCCAGTTTAAAGAAAAGTACTTAA
- a CDS encoding Maf family protein: MLPIVLSSTSIYRRLLLEKMGLPFVCTTPNIDESPQENESPTQLVMRLSQAKATALQPSYSSHLIIGSDQVCVLSGKITGKPHNFENAFAQLKKASGQCVTFYTGITLFNSKTGNTDTRCELFHVHFRDLTEPEIISYLNKEQPFNCAGSFKSEGLGITLFKKLDGRDPNTLIGLPLITLTEMLIRQGINPLTVCYQ, encoded by the coding sequence ATGCTTCCGATTGTTTTATCATCAACGTCGATATACCGCCGCCTATTGTTGGAAAAAATGGGGCTACCTTTTGTCTGTACTACTCCCAATATTGATGAAAGCCCACAAGAGAATGAAAGCCCCACACAACTGGTAATGCGTCTGTCACAGGCAAAAGCTACCGCATTACAACCGAGTTATTCTAGCCACCTGATTATAGGTTCAGATCAGGTTTGCGTTTTAAGTGGAAAAATTACAGGTAAACCCCACAATTTTGAGAACGCTTTCGCACAACTCAAAAAAGCCAGTGGGCAGTGTGTCACTTTTTATACTGGAATTACGCTATTTAACAGCAAAACAGGAAACACTGATACCCGCTGTGAATTATTTCATGTCCATTTCAGAGATCTGACAGAACCCGAAATTATCAGCTACCTAAACAAAGAACAGCCTTTTAATTGTGCAGGTAGCTTTAAAAGTGAAGGTTTGGGAATTACATTATTTAAAAAACTCGATGGCAGAGATCCCAATACGCTAATCGGTCTGCCATTGATTACTCTGACAGAAATGCTCATCCGTCAAGGGATAAACCCACTGACGGTATGTTATCAATAA
- the rluC gene encoding 23S rRNA pseudouridine(955/2504/2580) synthase RluC, giving the protein MKTNNPIVQFVTIDDDEAGQRIDNFLLARLKGVPKSMIYRILRKGEVRVNKGRIKPEYKLAAADVIRIPPVRIAEKQQPPVSAKLGKVVALAECILYEDDYILVINKPSGTAVHGGSGLSFGVIEGLRALRPEARFLELVHRLDRDTSGVLLIAKKRSALRTLHEQLRLKQMQKDYFALVRGQWQSHCKVVQAPLLKNILQSGERIVKVSSEGKPSETRFKVEERYEFATLVRASPITGRTHQIRVHTLHAGHPIAFDDRYGDRAFDAQLTETGLNRLFLHASSLKFTHPSTGETLRFEAQMDDELRQCLTTLRQNNY; this is encoded by the coding sequence ATGAAAACAAATAATCCAATTGTACAGTTTGTCACGATTGACGACGATGAAGCCGGTCAGCGAATTGACAACTTTTTGCTGGCGCGCTTGAAAGGTGTGCCTAAGAGTATGATCTATCGGATCTTGCGCAAAGGTGAAGTTCGAGTTAACAAAGGAAGAATCAAGCCTGAGTATAAATTGGCAGCGGCTGATGTTATCCGTATTCCGCCGGTCAGGATAGCGGAAAAACAGCAGCCACCAGTATCTGCCAAGCTGGGTAAAGTAGTCGCTCTGGCAGAATGCATCCTTTATGAGGATGACTACATACTAGTCATTAATAAACCATCAGGTACTGCGGTGCATGGTGGAAGCGGATTGAGCTTCGGTGTAATCGAAGGGCTTCGTGCATTACGTCCCGAAGCGCGTTTCCTCGAACTGGTGCATCGTCTCGACCGCGATACATCGGGTGTTCTGCTGATTGCGAAGAAGCGTTCCGCATTGCGTACACTGCATGAACAGTTGCGTTTGAAACAGATGCAGAAAGATTATTTTGCGTTGGTACGAGGGCAATGGCAGTCACATTGCAAAGTGGTGCAGGCACCTTTATTAAAAAATATCCTGCAAAGTGGTGAGCGGATAGTGAAAGTCAGCAGTGAGGGCAAACCATCGGAAACACGTTTTAAAGTTGAAGAGCGGTATGAGTTTGCGACCTTGGTGCGCGCAAGCCCAATAACGGGACGTACGCACCAGATCCGTGTGCATACCTTGCATGCTGGTCATCCTATTGCATTTGATGACCGCTATGGTGACAGGGCGTTTGATGCACAACTGACAGAAACAGGGCTTAACCGATTGTTTCTGCATGCTAGTTCATTAAAATTTACTCACCCATCCACGGGAGAAACTTTGCGTTTCGAAGCTCAAATGGATGATGAGTTACGGCAATGTTTAACAACATTACGACAAAATAATTATTGA